In Leptotrichia hongkongensis, one genomic interval encodes:
- a CDS encoding DUF7336 domain-containing protein: MKSEKQKIKKVYMLYHRDEKDVDKLIGFFSTKEKALEIVDKWKEMKGFRDFPEGFKIKTMIIGKDYYTKGFKSKSLK; the protein is encoded by the coding sequence ATGAAATCTGAAAAACAAAAGATAAAAAAAGTGTACATGTTGTATCATAGAGATGAAAAGGATGTCGATAAATTAATAGGATTTTTTTCAACAAAGGAAAAGGCATTGGAAATTGTTGATAAATGGAAAGAAATGAAAGGTTTTAGGGATTTTCCTGAAGGATTTAAAATTAAAACCATGATAATTGGGAAAGATTACTACACAAAAGGGTTTAAATCTAAAAGCCTTAAATAA
- the cysS gene encoding cysteine--tRNA ligase, which produces MKLYNTMTNKIEEFKTIEENKVKMYVCGPTVYNYIHLGNARPIVVFDTLARYFEHKGMEIEFVQNFTDVDDKIINKSMEEGTSASEVSEKYIKYFFEDISKLNILESVKRPKVTENMAEIIEIIQKLIDNGFAYEKDGDVYFEVKKYKDYGKLSNQKIEELELGARIDVSEIKKNPVDFALWKKKKDGEPFWESPWGQGRPGWHIECSAMAKKYLGDTFDIHGGGQDLVFPHHENEIAQSKCAYDGNFANYWLHNGFIQINGDKMSKSLGNFFLLREILEKFSGNVVRLFILSTHYRKPINFSFENMEDTKKALQNIVKSMNKFENIVEEYKNEKIESVKNSEFSQKIDEFDKKFEDAMDEDMNTPQALATIFDQIRETNKLISTNESEFSTIYYEIKKSYDSLKKKIKNVFGIALEAENAVKEEDGENMELTKKLIELLIKLRSEARSEKNFKLSDEIRDELKKLGVEIKDNKDGSTDYNLL; this is translated from the coding sequence ATGAAACTTTACAACACAATGACGAATAAAATTGAAGAATTTAAGACAATAGAAGAAAATAAGGTAAAAATGTATGTTTGCGGGCCTACTGTCTATAATTACATACATTTGGGGAATGCGCGTCCGATTGTGGTTTTTGATACGTTGGCACGGTATTTTGAGCATAAGGGGATGGAAATTGAGTTTGTGCAGAATTTTACGGATGTGGATGATAAAATTATAAATAAGTCTATGGAAGAAGGTACTTCTGCGAGTGAGGTTTCAGAAAAATATATAAAATATTTTTTTGAGGATATTAGCAAGCTGAATATTCTTGAGAGCGTGAAAAGACCTAAGGTTACTGAGAATATGGCGGAAATTATTGAGATTATTCAAAAATTAATTGATAATGGGTTTGCTTATGAGAAAGATGGGGATGTTTATTTTGAAGTGAAAAAGTATAAGGATTATGGGAAATTGTCGAATCAGAAAATTGAGGAGCTGGAACTTGGGGCTAGGATTGATGTCTCAGAAATTAAGAAAAATCCAGTAGACTTTGCACTTTGGAAGAAAAAGAAGGATGGGGAGCCATTTTGGGAATCGCCTTGGGGACAGGGACGTCCTGGATGGCATATAGAATGTAGTGCGATGGCAAAAAAATATCTAGGGGATACATTTGATATTCACGGTGGCGGACAAGATTTAGTTTTTCCGCATCACGAAAATGAGATTGCTCAAAGCAAGTGTGCTTATGACGGAAATTTTGCAAATTATTGGCTTCACAACGGATTTATTCAGATAAATGGCGACAAGATGTCAAAATCGCTAGGAAATTTCTTTTTGCTTCGTGAAATACTTGAAAAATTTTCTGGAAATGTAGTAAGACTTTTTATTCTTAGCACTCATTACAGAAAGCCAATTAACTTTTCATTCGAGAATATGGAGGATACAAAAAAAGCCTTGCAAAATATTGTAAAATCAATGAATAAATTTGAAAATATTGTTGAAGAATATAAGAATGAAAAAATAGAAAGTGTTAAAAATTCAGAGTTTTCTCAAAAAATTGATGAATTTGATAAAAAATTTGAAGATGCGATGGATGAGGATATGAACACACCGCAGGCATTAGCGACTATTTTTGACCAAATTAGGGAAACAAATAAACTTATTTCCACAAATGAAAGTGAGTTTTCCACAATTTATTATGAAATAAAAAAATCTTACGATTCTTTGAAGAAGAAAATAAAAAATGTATTTGGAATAGCACTTGAAGCGGAAAATGCTGTGAAGGAAGAAGATGGAGAAAATATGGAATTGACAAAAAAATTAATTGAATTGCTGATAAAATTACGAAGTGAGGCAAGAAGTGAGAAAAATTTCAAGTTATCTGATGAAATTCGGGATGAGTTGAAGAAACTTGGCGTGGAAATTAAGGATAATAAGGATGGAAGTACAGATTATAATTTATTGTAA
- the ppc gene encoding phosphoenolpyruvate carboxylase: MDLKNLPITPLPSVKLDKHQEDLLIHNELFATLLGETIFRYAGLHIYEVTEKLKEASSKYYKTQKQEARKNLSSFCSDLTDAEILRVIRGFSIFSALANIAEDVYQTHEQRYAKISNKPQIGSLEKSLKNLKKKGISQDKILKAMEKVSIVPVLTAHPTQVQRKSILDLTKKLTDILDKYENVKSHQIDENEWLNDLNRGIQIWWQTAMLRASKLRVTDEISNALSYYNITFFNEIPRLMNKFQEISKTLGNSEVKSQALLPLTMGMWIGGDRDGNPYVTVNTLEQSAQEQAIKLFQHYLDVVREIYRDLSMSISMTNVTEELQNLAEASGQVSPHRTHEPYRRALTTITDRLLATAYKLCDYNRDLLPPKRKNGIDLPYKSANEFTNDLVIVAESLKKNNSEFLTQGKLNNLISATKIFGFHLATIDLRQDSSVHEICVAELLKSANILGDYLSLSEDARCEILLRELEHDPRILSDPTIPQSEILASELAIYRKAKSLRERFGSKIIEKNLISHATSVSDMLEIAILLKEANLAKGNEGNEFCDLQIVPLFETVEDLIAAPDILRKWFNLPLVKKWMDKKGRKQEVMLGYSDSNKDGGYLSSSWSLYKAQKELTAIGREFDVEISFFHGRGGTVGRGGGPSYEAILAQPEGSTDGTIRLTEQGEVIGAKYGNPDLGLKNLEALVSAALESSALTEEDADWEEYEKIIENVSELSYYAYRDLVYNTDGFSDFFFEVTPINFISGLNIGSRPSSRKKTQSLDSLRAIPWVFSWSQARIMLPGWYGVGTAFTKWIDNDDKKLEILQKMYKEWPFFRSTISNVDMVLSKTDLSIFAEYVKLASDQETAQKIFKEIEKEWILTIDILKKITGNDVLLADNPELVSSLRNRLPYFDSMNYLQIELIKRSRAGDDSEELRKAIHISINGLATGLRNSG, from the coding sequence ATGGATTTAAAAAATTTACCGATAACTCCTTTACCGTCAGTAAAACTTGATAAGCATCAGGAGGATTTGCTCATTCATAACGAACTTTTTGCAACTCTTCTAGGTGAAACGATTTTTAGATATGCGGGTTTACATATTTATGAGGTTACTGAAAAATTGAAAGAAGCTTCCAGTAAATATTATAAAACACAAAAACAGGAAGCTAGAAAAAATTTATCGTCTTTTTGTTCGGATCTTACTGATGCGGAAATTTTGCGTGTAATAAGAGGTTTTTCGATTTTTTCGGCACTTGCGAATATTGCTGAAGATGTGTATCAGACTCATGAACAGCGATATGCAAAAATTTCCAACAAGCCACAAATTGGATCTCTTGAAAAATCACTAAAAAATTTGAAGAAAAAGGGAATCAGTCAAGATAAAATATTGAAGGCTATGGAAAAGGTCTCAATTGTTCCAGTTTTAACAGCACATCCAACGCAAGTTCAAAGAAAAAGTATTTTGGATTTGACAAAAAAATTAACTGATATTCTGGATAAATATGAAAATGTAAAATCTCATCAAATTGATGAAAATGAATGGCTTAATGACCTAAACCGTGGTATTCAAATCTGGTGGCAAACTGCAATGTTGAGAGCTAGTAAATTACGTGTAACAGATGAAATAAGCAATGCTCTAAGTTATTACAACATTACATTTTTTAATGAAATTCCAAGGCTTATGAATAAATTTCAGGAAATTTCAAAAACATTAGGAAATTCTGAAGTAAAATCTCAAGCTCTGCTTCCACTTACTATGGGAATGTGGATTGGTGGAGATAGAGACGGAAATCCTTATGTTACAGTAAATACACTGGAGCAGTCGGCACAAGAGCAGGCTATAAAATTGTTCCAGCATTATCTGGATGTAGTTCGTGAAATTTACAGAGATCTATCAATGTCTATTTCAATGACAAATGTAACTGAAGAACTGCAAAACTTGGCAGAGGCTTCAGGACAAGTTTCGCCGCATCGAACACACGAGCCATATCGTCGTGCATTGACAACAATAACAGACAGACTGCTTGCAACAGCCTACAAATTGTGTGATTACAACCGTGACTTATTACCGCCAAAAAGAAAAAATGGAATTGATCTTCCTTACAAGTCAGCTAATGAATTTACAAACGATTTGGTGATTGTGGCAGAATCACTTAAAAAGAATAATAGTGAATTTTTAACGCAAGGAAAATTAAACAATCTAATCAGTGCTACGAAAATATTTGGATTTCACCTTGCAACAATTGACTTAAGACAAGATTCCAGCGTTCATGAAATATGTGTTGCCGAACTTTTGAAAAGTGCAAATATTTTAGGAGATTACTTGAGCCTGTCAGAAGACGCAAGATGTGAAATTTTACTGCGGGAATTGGAACACGATCCTAGAATTTTAAGTGATCCGACAATTCCACAAAGTGAAATACTGGCCTCAGAACTTGCAATTTACAGAAAGGCAAAATCTTTGAGAGAACGTTTTGGAAGTAAAATTATTGAAAAAAATCTGATTTCTCATGCAACAAGTGTTTCAGATATGCTAGAGATAGCTATTTTACTAAAAGAAGCTAACCTTGCAAAAGGAAATGAAGGAAATGAATTTTGCGATTTACAAATTGTTCCGCTTTTTGAAACAGTGGAAGATTTAATTGCGGCTCCTGATATTTTGAGAAAATGGTTTAATTTGCCGTTAGTCAAAAAATGGATGGATAAAAAAGGTCGAAAACAGGAAGTTATGCTAGGATATTCAGATAGTAACAAAGATGGTGGATACCTAAGTTCAAGCTGGTCTTTATACAAGGCGCAAAAAGAGCTGACTGCAATCGGACGTGAATTTGATGTGGAAATCTCATTCTTTCATGGACGTGGAGGAACAGTAGGACGTGGTGGAGGTCCAAGTTACGAAGCCATTTTAGCACAGCCTGAAGGAAGTACAGACGGAACAATCAGACTTACAGAACAGGGAGAAGTAATTGGTGCCAAATACGGAAATCCTGATTTAGGATTAAAAAATCTGGAGGCATTGGTTTCAGCAGCGCTTGAATCAAGTGCATTGACAGAGGAAGATGCGGACTGGGAAGAATATGAAAAAATAATAGAAAATGTTTCAGAATTAAGTTACTATGCTTACCGTGACTTAGTTTACAATACAGACGGATTTTCAGACTTTTTCTTTGAAGTTACGCCAATAAACTTTATTTCAGGGCTGAATATTGGTTCAAGACCGTCTTCACGTAAAAAAACACAATCACTAGACAGCCTAAGAGCAATCCCATGGGTATTCTCTTGGTCGCAAGCAAGAATAATGCTTCCAGGATGGTACGGTGTTGGAACAGCGTTTACAAAATGGATTGACAATGATGATAAAAAATTGGAAATTTTGCAGAAAATGTATAAGGAATGGCCATTCTTCCGTTCAACAATTTCAAATGTTGACATGGTTCTATCAAAAACAGATTTATCAATTTTCGCAGAATATGTAAAACTGGCAAGTGATCAGGAAACAGCACAAAAAATTTTTAAGGAAATAGAAAAAGAGTGGATTTTAACAATTGATATCTTGAAAAAAATTACAGGAAATGATGTTTTACTGGCAGATAATCCAGAGTTAGTAAGCAGTCTAAGAAATCGTCTGCCATATTTTGATTCGATGAATTATTTACAAATTGAATTAATAAAACGTTCAAGAGCTGGAGACGATTCAGAAGAACTGAGAAAAGCCATTCACATTTCAATAAATGGACTTGCAACAGGACTTCGTAATAGTGGATAA
- a CDS encoding endonuclease MutS2, with translation MKKNYDVLEFYKIINELINLSRLEKTKEKFLDIDIIKEKSVLDKELMLMMEMIDFYKYDDGLELAGLADITKMMNSIDIIGSYLSAEDLAVLKKNLTIFRISKSRAKNVRDKYRTIWNLFSDVEEVKDIENFISEAINDEGVLKDEASIGLRDVRRQKQNINANIKEKFDELISNKSTQNAIQERIITQRNDRYVIAVKTDFKGLIKGIEHDRSATGSTVYIEPLNIVSLNNKLREYEAREREEIRKILLRITELVKTKKEEILEIKEILERLDFIDAKTTYSVNKKCIVPKIINKEYLKLVEARHPLIDENTVVPINFELGNPENIMLITGPNTGGKTVTLKVAGLLTIMALSGIPIPANEKTEIGYFHNVLADIGDEQSLEQNLSSFSGHVSKIKDIIENANSKSLVLMDELGSGTDPMEGAAFAMAIIDYLNKKHVTSIITTHYSEVKAYAFNTTGIKSASMEFDVETLSPTYRLLEGIPGESNALIIARKYGISEEVIENAKSYISEDNQRVEEMLKSIKEKNDELETMQAQLEATRTELDKQKSIYEQNMIKLENEKNEIIKHAYEEADNYLKNMQAKAKNLIDKINSEESKKEDAKNAQRSLNMLRESFITDKKKNVKEKKVVTQNVDFAVGEEVLVKTMNQNGKILKIMPNNRIQVQTGILKLVVSTDDIVKIQKKKTNKFKNFASLKRTSQVRGEIDLRGMNADEAIAELETYMDRAMLTGYHEIYIIHGKGTMVLRKKIHEYLRTSKYVTEFKDANQNEGGIGCTVATLK, from the coding sequence ATGAAAAAAAATTATGATGTATTAGAATTTTATAAAATAATTAATGAACTTATTAATTTATCAAGATTGGAGAAAACGAAAGAAAAGTTTCTGGATATTGATATTATAAAGGAAAAATCAGTTTTAGATAAGGAACTTATGCTTATGATGGAGATGATTGACTTTTATAAGTATGATGACGGACTGGAACTTGCAGGGCTTGCAGATATTACTAAGATGATGAATTCTATTGATATTATTGGGTCTTATTTGAGTGCTGAGGATTTGGCAGTTCTGAAGAAGAATTTGACGATTTTTAGAATTTCTAAAAGCAGGGCTAAGAATGTCAGGGATAAATATAGAACGATTTGGAATCTGTTTAGTGATGTTGAGGAAGTTAAAGATATTGAGAACTTTATTTCAGAAGCAATTAATGATGAAGGAGTATTAAAGGATGAGGCTTCGATTGGACTTCGTGATGTGAGAAGGCAGAAGCAGAATATTAATGCGAATATTAAAGAAAAATTTGATGAGCTGATTTCTAATAAAAGTACGCAAAATGCGATTCAGGAAAGAATAATAACACAAAGAAACGACAGATACGTAATTGCTGTAAAGACAGATTTTAAAGGGCTTATTAAAGGAATAGAACACGATAGGTCTGCAACAGGAAGCACAGTTTACATCGAGCCTTTAAATATTGTTTCATTAAATAATAAATTGCGTGAATATGAGGCTCGCGAGCGTGAGGAAATTAGAAAAATACTGCTTAGAATTACAGAACTTGTAAAAACTAAAAAGGAAGAAATTCTGGAAATTAAAGAAATTTTGGAAAGACTGGACTTTATTGATGCAAAAACAACTTATTCAGTTAATAAGAAATGTATTGTTCCGAAAATTATTAACAAGGAATATTTGAAACTGGTTGAAGCAAGACATCCGCTAATTGATGAAAATACAGTTGTACCAATTAATTTTGAACTTGGAAATCCTGAAAATATAATGCTTATTACAGGGCCTAATACTGGAGGGAAGACAGTAACATTGAAAGTGGCTGGACTTCTTACAATTATGGCATTGTCTGGTATCCCAATTCCTGCGAATGAAAAAACTGAAATTGGATATTTTCACAATGTACTGGCTGACATTGGGGACGAACAAAGTCTTGAGCAAAATTTATCCTCATTTTCAGGGCATGTGAGCAAAATAAAAGATATAATTGAAAATGCAAACAGTAAATCACTTGTATTAATGGATGAATTGGGAAGTGGAACTGATCCAATGGAAGGGGCAGCTTTTGCAATGGCAATCATTGATTACTTGAACAAAAAACACGTAACTTCAATAATCACAACCCATTACAGCGAAGTAAAAGCATACGCCTTTAACACAACAGGAATTAAAAGTGCCTCAATGGAATTTGATGTGGAAACATTGTCTCCAACGTACAGACTGCTGGAAGGAATACCGGGAGAAAGTAATGCCCTTATAATTGCAAGAAAATACGGAATTAGTGAAGAAGTAATTGAAAATGCAAAAAGTTACATAAGTGAAGACAATCAGCGTGTCGAAGAAATGCTAAAATCAATAAAGGAAAAAAATGATGAGCTGGAAACAATGCAGGCACAATTAGAAGCAACAAGAACTGAACTTGACAAGCAAAAAAGCATTTATGAGCAAAATATGATAAAACTTGAAAATGAAAAAAATGAAATTATAAAACATGCCTATGAGGAAGCTGACAATTACTTGAAAAACATGCAGGCAAAAGCCAAAAACCTAATTGACAAAATTAACAGCGAGGAATCTAAAAAAGAAGATGCCAAAAATGCTCAAAGAAGCCTGAATATGCTACGTGAATCATTCATTACAGATAAAAAGAAAAATGTAAAAGAAAAGAAAGTTGTTACTCAAAACGTAGATTTTGCTGTTGGGGAAGAAGTGCTTGTAAAAACAATGAACCAAAATGGAAAGATTTTAAAAATAATGCCAAACAACCGTATTCAAGTGCAAACTGGAATATTAAAGCTGGTTGTATCAACTGACGACATTGTAAAAATTCAAAAGAAAAAAACAAACAAATTCAAAAACTTCGCCTCATTAAAACGAACTTCCCAAGTACGAGGAGAAATCGACTTGCGTGGAATGAATGCCGATGAAGCAATCGCTGAACTAGAAACATACATGGACAGAGCAATGCTCACAGGCTATCACGAAATCTACATAATTCATGGAAAAGGAACAATGGTACTAAGAAAAAAAATCCACGAATACCTAAGAACTTCAAAATATGTAACAGAATTTAAGGATGCCAATCAGAATGAAGGTGGAATTGGGTGTACAGTGGCTACTTTGAAGTAG
- the coaBC gene encoding bifunctional phosphopantothenoylcysteine decarboxylase/phosphopantothenate--cysteine ligase CoaBC produces MKNILVGVTGGIAAYKSAGIVSLLKKKGYNVKVVMTENATKIIGPLTLETLSRNRIYVDMWDSNPHYEVEHISLADWADMVLIAPATYNIIGKVSNGIADDMLTTILSAVSVRKPVFFALAMNVNMYENPILKENIDKLSSFGYRFIDAEEGLLACNYSAKGRMSEPEDIVDEIERYSIFSKIENFDTALKGKKILITSGRTKENVDPIRYLSNNSSGKMGYSLAQAAIDMGAEVTLVSGPTDLKIPNDLKNFISVESALEMYEKVDEYFKNTDIFIACAAVADYRPKEYKKEKIKKSDSDLVMELVRNPDILLEMSKKKEKQLLVGFAAETNDIRENALKKLEKKNLDIIVANNASVMGSDENVIEIIKKDRTSVEISQKSKMELAYDILSEVIFELKKR; encoded by the coding sequence ATGAAAAATATTTTAGTAGGAGTTACAGGAGGAATTGCAGCATACAAATCGGCTGGAATTGTATCGCTTTTGAAAAAGAAAGGATATAATGTGAAAGTTGTGATGACTGAAAATGCTACAAAAATCATTGGACCTTTGACTCTTGAAACTTTATCAAGAAATAGGATTTATGTGGATATGTGGGACAGCAATCCGCATTATGAAGTGGAGCATATTTCACTTGCAGATTGGGCAGATATGGTTTTGATTGCACCTGCGACTTATAATATAATTGGAAAAGTTTCAAACGGGATTGCAGATGATATGCTTACGACAATCCTTTCTGCTGTTTCGGTAAGAAAGCCAGTATTTTTTGCCTTGGCAATGAATGTGAATATGTACGAAAATCCGATTTTAAAAGAAAATATTGATAAACTCTCATCTTTTGGGTATAGGTTTATTGATGCAGAAGAAGGTTTGCTTGCCTGCAATTATAGTGCAAAGGGGAGAATGAGCGAGCCAGAAGATATTGTCGATGAAATAGAAAGATACAGTATTTTTTCAAAAATAGAAAATTTTGATACTGCACTAAAAGGCAAAAAAATTCTTATAACAAGCGGACGAACAAAGGAAAATGTTGATCCAATCAGATATTTGTCAAATAATTCAAGCGGAAAAATGGGATATTCACTTGCTCAGGCAGCTATTGATATGGGAGCAGAAGTAACATTAGTTAGTGGGCCTACGGACTTAAAAATTCCAAATGACCTTAAAAATTTTATTTCTGTGGAATCGGCGTTGGAAATGTATGAGAAAGTGGATGAGTATTTTAAAAATACTGACATTTTCATAGCTTGTGCGGCAGTTGCAGATTACAGACCAAAGGAATACAAAAAGGAAAAAATAAAGAAATCTGATTCAGATTTGGTTATGGAATTGGTTAGAAATCCTGATATTTTGCTAGAGATGAGCAAGAAAAAAGAAAAACAGCTATTAGTTGGATTTGCCGCAGAAACTAATGATATAAGGGAAAATGCATTAAAAAAGCTGGAAAAGAAAAATTTGGATATTATAGTGGCAAATAATGCGTCTGTAATGGGCAGCGATGAAAATGTGATTGAGATTATTAAAAAAGATAGGACTTCGGTGGAAATTAGTCAGAAAAGTAAGATGGAGCTGGCTTATGATATTTTGAGTGAAGTTATTTTTGAGTTGAAAAAGAGATAA